The following proteins are co-located in the Labrys monachus genome:
- a CDS encoding helix-turn-helix domain-containing protein — translation MSIVSYRQANGSAQFFSKAAVVRTRNARFVASASSALTADAGQTPLGILLVPLHGATVTQSGGRTLEWEKGRSGVFLPPIGCRASSTARSVIGIDIDPAVLEPMVATMIGGRPRSASFEALDFAAPRTLKLKAQGVDLGRLLIQHCALLDTLNCDAALIERAGFDDAILRAALYVMCPQLLLADTGPVEKSRTAIDTACDYIDANLARRITLTDLEAVTGLSSRRLQYAFRAAFDRTPMQWVTLRRLEAVHRRLQFARDGENLTGVAGAYFTNLGDFARLYKRRYGQLPSQTLKSALNNRTFAR, via the coding sequence ATGTCGATCGTGTCGTACCGGCAGGCGAACGGCTCGGCGCAATTCTTCAGCAAGGCGGCCGTCGTCAGAACCCGGAACGCCCGGTTCGTGGCGAGCGCATCGTCCGCCCTGACGGCGGACGCAGGCCAGACCCCCCTCGGCATCCTGCTCGTTCCGCTGCACGGCGCCACCGTGACCCAGAGCGGCGGCCGAACGCTCGAATGGGAAAAGGGCAGATCCGGCGTATTCCTGCCCCCCATCGGATGCAGGGCCTCCTCGACCGCGCGCTCCGTCATCGGCATCGATATCGACCCTGCCGTGCTGGAGCCGATGGTGGCGACCATGATCGGCGGGCGGCCCCGGTCCGCCTCCTTCGAAGCGCTCGACTTCGCCGCGCCTCGCACCCTGAAGTTGAAGGCGCAAGGCGTGGATTTGGGCCGCCTCCTGATTCAGCACTGCGCCCTCCTCGACACCCTCAATTGCGACGCGGCCCTTATCGAGCGGGCTGGCTTCGATGATGCCATTCTCCGGGCTGCCCTCTATGTCATGTGTCCGCAATTGCTGCTGGCGGACACAGGCCCGGTGGAGAAGTCGCGGACGGCCATCGACACGGCATGCGACTATATCGACGCCAATCTGGCGCGCCGGATTACGCTGACCGATCTCGAGGCCGTCACCGGTCTGTCGTCTCGTCGTCTGCAATATGCGTTTCGGGCGGCTTTCGACAGGACGCCCATGCAATGGGTGACGCTCCGGCGCCTTGAAGCGGTGCACCGGCGTCTGCAATTTGCGAGGGACGGCGAAAATCTGACCGGCGTCGCGGGCGCGTATTTTACGAATCTGGGTGATTTCGCCCGCCTCTACAAACGGCGCTACGGCCAATTGCCGTCCCAGACCCTGAAGAGCGCGTTGAACAACCGAACTTTCGCCCGCTAG